A portion of the Thermococcus sp. EP1 genome contains these proteins:
- a CDS encoding S8 family serine peptidase, with protein sequence MKSSIGVGILVMLLLMSIPLASGASENAPKSVFVQIDGAITQEVLDTLKANGMKITYVFDEIGFVAGLVKDKNLEKISQLEFVKNVGEDVQVHVTNEMLPSASPYGFGYYTWNLDMINVPTVHENMGYTGEGVYIAVLDTGLVPNWEDYFEEDKIATEFGRAFLAASLNAHYNPNAWEADTHSHGTHVTSTIIGFWIYDFYRVSGVAPDVKIIPVKVLHNSGFGWSTDIAAGILYIADLYKAEKESGGNVLPPYDEVNPIVISMSLGGPRLSQIEKIAIDYAIAQGVFIVAAAGNDGELGMDYPGAYEPVISVGAAGWVGEWLAGGWWRLSDVPENLIDQVYVTDFSGREKPGQDLDVLAPGSWVVGPYLPYGAAHPPYWANGVPGQYYFLGGTSMATPHVSGIVALMLEKDMEDGVIDLNQTMVENILESTAMPITWNSAWVIDISIPGWTLMTWGPDAVGSGLVQADAAVGATP encoded by the coding sequence ATGAAGAGTAGTATAGGTGTCGGAATATTAGTGATGCTGTTGCTAATGAGCATACCACTGGCTTCAGGAGCTAGCGAAAATGCTCCAAAGTCTGTTTTTGTCCAGATTGATGGAGCGATAACTCAAGAAGTTCTTGATACATTGAAAGCAAATGGAATGAAAATAACCTACGTTTTTGATGAGATCGGTTTTGTCGCTGGCCTTGTAAAGGACAAAAATTTGGAAAAAATTTCACAGCTTGAGTTCGTTAAGAATGTGGGGGAAGATGTCCAGGTTCACGTAACGAACGAGATGCTCCCAAGTGCAAGTCCATATGGTTTCGGATATTACACATGGAACCTCGACATGATAAACGTTCCAACAGTGCACGAGAACATGGGGTACACTGGTGAGGGAGTGTATATAGCGGTTCTTGACACAGGTTTAGTTCCTAACTGGGAAGATTACTTCGAGGAAGATAAGATAGCAACGGAATTTGGAAGAGCGTTTCTCGCAGCTTCATTAAATGCTCATTACAATCCCAACGCGTGGGAAGCCGATACCCACAGCCATGGCACCCACGTGACAAGCACAATAATTGGCTTCTGGATTTATGATTTCTACAGGGTGAGTGGAGTTGCTCCAGATGTAAAGATAATCCCAGTCAAAGTCCTACATAACAGTGGATTTGGGTGGTCAACTGACATCGCTGCTGGAATACTCTACATCGCTGACTTATACAAAGCTGAGAAAGAGAGCGGAGGAAATGTACTGCCGCCCTACGACGAGGTGAACCCAATTGTCATAAGCATGAGTCTTGGTGGACCTAGGTTAAGCCAAATTGAGAAAATAGCGATTGATTACGCTATCGCTCAGGGAGTATTCATTGTTGCGGCTGCAGGAAACGATGGAGAATTAGGGATGGACTATCCCGGTGCCTATGAACCGGTGATTTCAGTAGGAGCCGCTGGATGGGTTGGAGAATGGTTAGCAGGGGGATGGTGGAGACTCTCAGACGTTCCGGAGAACTTAATTGATCAAGTTTATGTAACAGACTTCAGCGGAAGAGAAAAACCAGGGCAGGATCTCGACGTCCTTGCCCCAGGGAGCTGGGTAGTTGGGCCTTACCTCCCCTATGGAGCAGCTCATCCCCCATACTGGGCAAATGGAGTTCCCGGCCAGTACTACTTCCTTGGCGGAACAAGTATGGCAACACCTCACGTCAGCGGAATAGTGGCATTAATGCTTGAAAAAGATATGGAAGACGGTGTAATAGACCTAAATCAAACAATGGTAGAGAATATTCTCGAAAGCACTGCAATGCCAATAACATGGAATAGCGCCTGGGTAATTGACATAAGCATCCCTGGATGGACATTAATGACATGGGGCCCAGATGCAGTAGGTTCAGGATTGGTGCAAGCAGATGCTGCCGTAGGAGCAACACCGTGA
- a CDS encoding DUF356 domain-containing protein, whose product MLNTIVLIRTDNFDKALVALADLVRYAGMEIRGKPRIIPPALSDWAFEKIVGEKPKRKYNAHVVAQVDLPPAKAIGRLREIHPPAHIIVIPPDTPVHKELLRLWSTFEILKGFYSPKKEQQEGESRE is encoded by the coding sequence ATGTTAAACACGATAGTTTTGATAAGGACAGACAACTTTGACAAGGCCCTAGTGGCATTAGCTGATTTAGTGAGATATGCTGGAATGGAAATACGAGGTAAGCCAAGGATAATCCCTCCGGCCCTCTCAGACTGGGCTTTTGAAAAGATTGTAGGCGAAAAACCCAAAAGAAAATATAATGCCCATGTTGTGGCCCAAGTGGATCTACCACCTGCCAAGGCCATAGGGAGATTAAGAGAGATACACCCTCCTGCCCATATAATAGTAATTCCACCGGATACTCCGGTTCACAAAGAACTCCTACGTCTTTGGAGTACTTTTGAAATCTTAAAAGGATTTTATTCTCCAAAGAAAGAACAGCAAGAAGGGGAAAGTAGGGAGTAG
- a CDS encoding multiprotein bridging factor aMBF1 — protein MAKAKPRICEICGAEIRGKGHTVKIEGAELLVCYKCYQKYGRKKPGTWSPMPTGREPRRTYAPRPRPKPTPRTQRPLYTEDIVEDYADRVREAIQRSGLSYEELSHKVGLSTNLIRRIAHGEYIPTISEAKKLERYFKIKLIERIEETVKEKATIPKDYEPTLGDVANIKIKKRKKK, from the coding sequence ATGGCAAAAGCCAAGCCAAGAATTTGTGAAATCTGTGGAGCAGAGATAAGAGGTAAAGGACACACAGTGAAAATAGAAGGGGCTGAGCTTTTGGTGTGCTACAAGTGTTACCAAAAATATGGCAGGAAAAAGCCGGGAACCTGGAGTCCAATGCCAACAGGAAGAGAACCTAGAAGAACATATGCTCCAAGACCAAGGCCTAAACCAACCCCAAGAACGCAAAGACCTCTTTACACTGAGGACATAGTAGAAGACTATGCAGATAGAGTGAGGGAGGCTATCCAGAGAAGCGGCTTGAGTTATGAAGAGCTTTCCCATAAGGTAGGCCTTTCAACCAATCTTATTAGAAGGATCGCGCACGGTGAGTATATCCCCACTATAAGTGAGGCAAAAAAGCTTGAGCGTTACTTTAAGATAAAACTAATTGAGCGTATTGAAGAGACTGTAAAAGAAAAAGCTACTATACCTAAAGATTATGAGCCAACTTTGGGGGATGTAGCTAATATTAAGATCAAAAAGAGGAAGAAGAAGTAG
- a CDS encoding GNAT family N-acetyltransferase: MKEIKNNDKEHLSIEKLDRMDQEILETLVSIYMRGYEEMKEYGGEGESYAKRYLRWCWSKASDGFFIAKDGDRIVGFIVCDNDWHSRYENRVVGAIHEFVVDKGYQGKSVGKKLMDKCLEYLSKYNDRIELWVGEKNKKAIEFYKKLGFKVAGKAGIWIRMIKDIKKGKSHFNNGLNL; the protein is encoded by the coding sequence ATGAAAGAAATTAAAAATAACGATAAGGAGCACTTGAGTATAGAAAAATTAGATAGAATGGATCAGGAAATACTTGAGACTCTTGTAAGCATATACATGCGAGGATACGAGGAAATGAAGGAATATGGGGGCGAAGGAGAGAGCTATGCAAAGAGATATCTAAGATGGTGCTGGAGCAAGGCCAGTGATGGATTTTTCATCGCAAAAGACGGAGATAGGATAGTTGGTTTTATTGTGTGTGATAACGACTGGCACAGTCGATATGAAAATAGAGTAGTGGGTGCTATTCACGAGTTCGTTGTTGATAAGGGGTATCAGGGGAAAAGCGTTGGAAAGAAACTTATGGACAAATGTCTGGAGTATCTAAGTAAGTATAATGATAGAATTGAACTCTGGGTTGGGGAGAAAAACAAAAAGGCCATAGAGTTTTATAAAAAACTTGGTTTTAAAGTGGCTGGAAAAGCAGGCATCTGGATAAGAATGATAAAAGATATCAAAAAAGGGAAAAGTCACTTCAATAATGGCCTAAACTTATAG
- a CDS encoding Zn-ribbon domain-containing OB-fold protein — MGKPMQVARYWRHFKEKYRLIGGKCKSCGHVHFPKRPVCPECGSQEIEEFQFSGKGKVLSWTIIRNPPSGYEYYKPYPIALVELEEGPVILAQLTDVDPEEIDFGMEVEMVTRKIREFGEDGIILYGYKFRPLLK; from the coding sequence ATGGGGAAGCCAATGCAGGTCGCCCGCTATTGGAGACATTTTAAGGAAAAATACCGCCTTATTGGAGGCAAATGTAAGAGTTGCGGGCATGTTCACTTTCCAAAGAGGCCAGTTTGTCCAGAGTGTGGAAGCCAAGAAATAGAAGAGTTCCAATTTAGTGGAAAAGGAAAAGTATTAAGCTGGACAATAATAAGGAACCCACCAAGCGGTTATGAATATTACAAACCATATCCAATAGCTTTAGTTGAACTTGAGGAAGGGCCAGTGATCTTAGCCCAACTTACTGACGTTGATCCAGAAGAAATAGACTTTGGGATGGAAGTTGAGATGGTCACAAGAAAGATCAGAGAGTTCGGCGAGGATGGAATAATCCTATACGGCTATAAGTTTAGGCCATTATTGAAGTGA
- a CDS encoding thiolase domain-containing protein, whose translation MRKPVIIGVGLTPVGEHWKLGLRDLAVEALLNAMEDAGVDKVDSLYVGNMASGSFVEQENLGALIADWAGLGNIPAVKIEGACASGGAAVQEGVKAVMSGLEDVVAVVGVEKMTDAWPSDATRYLAYAADAEWELFHGVSFVALNALAMRLYMKEYGYTEEDLALFAVNAHANGAKNPYAMFKKVIKVETVMRSPYIADPLKLFDASPIADGAAAVIITTEEKAKEFVDKAKMIKVAGMGRAIDTISLANRKDLLLLKAAKIAAERAYKMAGIGVEDIDFFEVHDAFTVMAALSLESIGAAERGKGAMLAKEGQIAIDGDYPIQTLGGLKARGHPVGATGVYQTVEAVWQLRGEAPNQVPDAEVGLTQNIGGTGSNITVTILRRV comes from the coding sequence ATGAGAAAGCCAGTGATTATTGGTGTGGGCTTAACTCCTGTTGGAGAGCACTGGAAACTTGGTCTTAGAGACCTAGCTGTTGAGGCTCTGCTTAATGCTATGGAAGATGCCGGAGTTGACAAAGTAGATTCACTTTATGTTGGAAACATGGCTTCAGGCTCATTTGTTGAACAAGAAAACCTTGGAGCCCTTATAGCAGATTGGGCAGGTCTTGGGAATATCCCCGCAGTTAAAATTGAGGGTGCATGTGCAAGTGGTGGAGCTGCAGTCCAAGAAGGTGTAAAGGCTGTAATGAGCGGTCTTGAGGACGTGGTTGCTGTTGTAGGCGTTGAAAAGATGACAGATGCGTGGCCAAGTGATGCAACGAGATACTTGGCATATGCAGCTGATGCCGAGTGGGAGCTTTTCCATGGAGTTAGTTTTGTGGCCCTGAATGCCCTTGCAATGAGGCTTTACATGAAAGAATATGGGTACACTGAAGAGGACTTAGCCCTATTTGCAGTTAATGCTCACGCAAACGGTGCCAAGAATCCATATGCCATGTTCAAAAAGGTAATCAAGGTAGAGACTGTTATGAGGAGTCCTTATATAGCTGATCCATTGAAGCTTTTTGATGCTTCTCCAATAGCTGATGGAGCTGCGGCAGTTATTATCACCACTGAGGAGAAGGCCAAGGAATTTGTGGACAAAGCCAAGATGATCAAGGTTGCGGGAATGGGAAGAGCTATAGACACTATAAGCCTCGCTAACAGAAAAGACCTTCTTCTGCTGAAAGCAGCCAAAATAGCCGCAGAAAGAGCTTACAAGATGGCTGGTATAGGTGTGGAGGATATAGACTTCTTCGAGGTGCACGATGCATTCACAGTCATGGCGGCCCTAAGTTTGGAGTCTATAGGGGCTGCAGAGAGAGGAAAAGGCGCTATGTTAGCTAAGGAGGGACAAATAGCGATTGATGGAGACTACCCAATCCAAACACTAGGTGGATTGAAAGCAAGAGGACACCCGGTTGGTGCAACTGGAGTTTATCAAACAGTAGAGGCAGTATGGCAGCTTAGGGGCGAAGCTCCAAATCAAGTGCCTGATGCGGAGGTAGGCCTTACTCAGAACATAGGTGGAACGGGTTCAAACATAACTGTAACCATATTAAGGAGGGTTTGA
- a CDS encoding hydroxymethylglutaryl-CoA synthase, with product MKKLLKPIKDVGIVGYGAYVPMFRIKNEEIGRVWGVSSFPIQEKSVNNLDEDAITIGIEAARNALKRARIDPKEIRALWFGTESKPYAVKPSATVIAEAIGATPDLDAADFEFACKAGTEALQAAIGFVGSGMAKYAMAIGADTSQGRPGDHLEFTASAGGAAYIVGEKSNETLAYFEGSYSYVTDTPDFWRRQHEHYPRHGNRFTGEPAYFHQIISAAKGLMEELGYSPNDFDYAVFHQPNVKFPLTVAKILGIPKEKVLPGLLTGIIGNTYSGATLVGISAVLDIAKPGDRILWVSFGSGAGSDAFSLIVQDAIEEKRDLAPKTMDYVNRKKYLDYALYAKHRGKYIL from the coding sequence ATGAAGAAACTGTTAAAGCCAATAAAGGATGTTGGTATCGTTGGTTATGGTGCATACGTGCCAATGTTTAGAATTAAAAATGAGGAGATTGGAAGGGTATGGGGAGTTAGTAGCTTTCCAATCCAAGAAAAATCCGTGAATAATCTAGACGAAGACGCCATAACAATTGGTATTGAAGCTGCTAGAAATGCCCTTAAGAGGGCCCGTATAGATCCGAAGGAGATTAGGGCCCTTTGGTTTGGTACCGAGTCAAAACCTTATGCTGTTAAACCTTCTGCAACTGTTATAGCTGAAGCAATTGGAGCAACTCCTGATTTAGATGCTGCAGATTTTGAGTTTGCATGTAAGGCTGGAACCGAAGCCCTCCAAGCAGCTATTGGATTTGTAGGTAGTGGCATGGCCAAATATGCCATGGCAATTGGAGCAGATACTTCTCAAGGAAGGCCTGGAGACCATTTAGAATTTACAGCCTCTGCTGGAGGAGCAGCTTATATTGTTGGAGAAAAGAGTAATGAAACCTTAGCATATTTTGAAGGAAGCTACTCTTATGTAACTGATACTCCTGATTTCTGGAGAAGACAACACGAGCACTATCCAAGACATGGTAATAGGTTCACTGGTGAACCTGCTTACTTCCATCAAATAATAAGTGCTGCAAAAGGTCTAATGGAGGAACTCGGTTATTCACCAAATGATTTTGATTACGCAGTATTCCATCAACCTAATGTTAAGTTCCCCCTCACTGTAGCAAAGATCCTCGGTATTCCAAAAGAGAAAGTTTTGCCTGGTTTACTCACTGGTATAATAGGAAACACTTACAGTGGAGCGACTCTTGTGGGAATCTCGGCAGTTTTAGATATCGCAAAGCCAGGAGATAGGATCCTATGGGTGAGCTTTGGAAGTGGAGCAGGAAGCGATGCTTTTAGCCTTATTGTGCAGGATGCGATTGAGGAGAAGAGAGATTTAGCTCCAAAAACAATGGACTACGTGAACAGGAAGAAATATCTCGATTATGCCCTATACGCAAAGCACAGAGGGAAGTACATTTTGTGA
- a CDS encoding C/D box methylation guide ribonucleoprotein complex aNOP56 subunit (functions along with aFIB and aL7a; guides 2'-O-methylation of ribose to specific sites in RNAs), with protein MKAYVGENVQGIYAFDENGNLIGKRVFTEKPETVLDKLLKGEVAEDLILFLEELKEKGYSTFVVEHPELARKIREFGFETEAEFPNIAGEKLRENAEEFLGTDWFEKYFTVGVALTRARIQEQSGARDKMIIQAIEALDDIDKVINLLVSRLREWYSLHFPELDEILPKHPQYVIFVKNIGHRDNITKESLESLGFGENKITKILDAKEKTMGAWMDQKDIKVIQGLAKEIDDLYKLRSEIEDYIERAMDDVAPNLKALVGAKLGARLISLAGGLKELAIMPSSTIQVLGAEKALFRHLRSGAKPPKHGIIYQYPAINKSPWWQRGKIARALAGKLAIAARVDYFSGEYIAEELKNEIEARIKEIKEKYPNPPKRKEKPKKEKKKKFKKKKKFKGKEKKKRSKEKRGGRR; from the coding sequence ATGAAAGCATACGTAGGTGAAAATGTACAGGGAATCTATGCCTTTGATGAGAATGGCAATCTCATTGGAAAGAGAGTTTTCACAGAAAAGCCAGAAACAGTACTAGACAAACTTCTCAAAGGCGAAGTTGCAGAAGACCTAATTCTTTTCTTAGAAGAGTTAAAGGAAAAAGGATACTCAACTTTTGTTGTAGAACATCCAGAACTTGCTAGAAAAATTAGAGAGTTTGGATTTGAGACAGAAGCAGAGTTTCCTAACATTGCCGGGGAGAAACTTAGAGAAAATGCCGAAGAATTTTTGGGAACTGATTGGTTTGAAAAATACTTCACAGTTGGAGTGGCATTAACAAGGGCCAGGATCCAGGAGCAAAGTGGCGCGAGAGATAAGATGATAATCCAAGCAATTGAGGCTTTAGATGACATCGATAAAGTCATCAACCTTTTAGTATCAAGACTTAGAGAATGGTATTCACTTCACTTTCCAGAACTTGACGAAATCCTCCCAAAGCATCCCCAATATGTCATTTTTGTGAAAAACATTGGACACAGAGACAACATTACAAAAGAAAGCTTGGAGTCTCTTGGATTCGGTGAGAACAAGATAACGAAGATTTTAGATGCAAAAGAAAAGACAATGGGCGCATGGATGGACCAAAAAGACATTAAAGTTATTCAAGGGCTAGCCAAAGAAATAGATGACCTCTATAAATTAAGAAGTGAGATAGAGGACTACATCGAAAGGGCTATGGATGACGTTGCACCGAACTTAAAAGCCCTAGTGGGTGCAAAACTTGGTGCTCGCCTAATAAGTCTAGCAGGAGGTTTGAAAGAACTCGCAATAATGCCCTCTTCAACTATCCAGGTTCTTGGTGCAGAAAAAGCACTATTTAGGCACCTAAGAAGTGGGGCAAAGCCTCCAAAACACGGTATAATTTACCAATATCCCGCAATAAATAAGTCCCCCTGGTGGCAAAGAGGAAAAATTGCAAGAGCATTAGCTGGAAAACTAGCCATAGCAGCAAGAGTGGATTACTTCTCAGGTGAATATATAGCCGAAGAGCTCAAAAATGAAATCGAAGCAAGGATCAAGGAAATTAAGGAGAAATACCCCAATCCACCAAAACGCAAAGAAAAGCCCAAGAAAGAAAAGAAGAAAAAATTCAAAAAGAAAAAGAAATTCAAAGGCAAAGAAAAGAAAAAGAGAAGCAAAGAAAAGAGAGGCGGTAGGAGGTGA
- a CDS encoding fibrillarin-like rRNA/tRNA 2'-O-methyltransferase, translating into MNVKKHKFPGVYIVIEDDGSERLATRNLVPGQKVYGERIIKWEGEEYRIWNPHRSKLAAAILNGLKNFPIKPGHKVLYLGIASGTTASHVSDVIGWEGKIFGIEFSPRVLRELVPLVEERRNIIPILGDATKPEEYRALVTKVDVIFEDVAQPTQAKILVDNAKAYLKSGGYGMISIKSRSIDVTKEPEEVFREVEKELGEYFEVVERISLEPYEKDHALIVVRKP; encoded by the coding sequence ATGAACGTTAAGAAACATAAATTCCCTGGCGTTTATATTGTCATCGAGGATGATGGAAGCGAGAGACTGGCCACTAGGAATCTAGTTCCCGGCCAAAAAGTCTACGGCGAGAGGATCATTAAGTGGGAAGGTGAAGAATACAGAATCTGGAATCCTCACAGATCAAAACTTGCTGCAGCTATACTCAATGGCCTTAAGAACTTTCCAATAAAGCCAGGACATAAGGTATTATATTTGGGCATAGCCAGTGGTACAACTGCTTCACATGTCAGCGATGTCATTGGATGGGAAGGTAAAATATTTGGTATAGAATTCTCACCAAGGGTTCTTAGAGAACTGGTTCCCCTGGTGGAAGAAAGAAGAAACATAATTCCAATACTCGGAGATGCTACAAAGCCTGAGGAATACAGGGCCCTAGTTACCAAGGTCGATGTAATATTCGAAGACGTGGCTCAACCCACCCAAGCAAAAATTCTCGTGGATAATGCCAAAGCATACCTTAAAAGCGGTGGGTACGGGATGATATCTATTAAAAGCAGAAGTATAGACGTCACAAAAGAACCAGAGGAAGTATTTAGAGAAGTAGAAAAAGAACTTGGCGAATACTTTGAAGTTGTCGAAAGAATTTCTCTTGAGCCCTACGAAAAAGACCATGCCTTGATAGTTGTGAGAAAACCGTAG
- the eno gene encoding phosphopyruvate hydratase, translating to MENPFEITGIVAREILDSRGNPTIEVDVYTPVAMGRAAVPSGASTGIHEALELRDGGKRYHGKGVKRAVENVNKIIAPELLGMDVTLQRDIDMFMIELDGTENKSNLGANAILGVSLAVAKAAANTLGMPLYRYLGGANAYVLPVPMSNVINGGAHAGNDLDFQEFMIMPVGAKSFREAIQMVSETYHTLKKILVEKYGKLAVNVGDEGGFAPPMKEVNEPLDALVKAIEESGYKVGDEIAFALDVASSEFYDENKKVYVVGGKEYTREELIDLYNELISTYPIVSIEDPVNEEDFEGFAIVTKELGKKVQIVGDDFFVTNVKRLRKGIEIGAANALLLKVNQIGTLSEAIDAAYLAFRAGYGVVVSHRSGETEDATIADIAVALNAGQIKTGAPARSDRNAKYNQLLRIEEELEGVAYYPGKKFRNPLL from the coding sequence ATGGAGAACCCATTCGAAATTACCGGAATAGTGGCAAGGGAAATCCTAGATTCTAGGGGGAATCCAACAATTGAGGTGGATGTTTACACACCAGTTGCGATGGGAAGGGCTGCTGTACCAAGTGGAGCTTCAACAGGGATTCATGAGGCTTTAGAACTTAGGGATGGTGGAAAGAGATATCATGGGAAAGGCGTAAAACGAGCAGTGGAGAACGTAAATAAGATAATTGCTCCCGAACTTTTGGGAATGGATGTAACACTTCAAAGGGACATCGACATGTTCATGATTGAACTCGATGGTACAGAAAACAAAAGTAATCTTGGAGCAAATGCCATTCTAGGAGTTTCTCTTGCTGTTGCAAAGGCTGCCGCAAACACTCTTGGAATGCCACTCTACAGGTACTTGGGTGGTGCGAATGCTTACGTTCTTCCCGTACCAATGAGCAATGTCATCAATGGGGGAGCTCACGCTGGCAATGATCTTGACTTTCAAGAGTTCATGATCATGCCTGTTGGGGCAAAGAGCTTTAGAGAAGCCATTCAAATGGTAAGTGAGACATACCACACACTGAAAAAGATTCTCGTGGAGAAATATGGAAAATTGGCTGTTAATGTAGGAGACGAGGGAGGATTCGCTCCACCTATGAAAGAGGTCAATGAGCCATTAGATGCTCTTGTCAAGGCCATTGAAGAAAGTGGTTACAAGGTTGGAGATGAGATTGCCTTTGCTCTTGATGTTGCCTCAAGTGAATTCTACGATGAAAACAAGAAAGTATATGTCGTGGGTGGCAAGGAATATACTAGAGAAGAGCTTATAGACCTCTATAATGAGCTGATCTCAACATATCCAATAGTTTCAATTGAGGATCCAGTTAATGAGGAAGATTTTGAAGGCTTTGCTATCGTTACAAAAGAACTTGGGAAGAAAGTTCAGATCGTTGGCGATGACTTCTTTGTGACCAATGTCAAGCGCTTGAGAAAGGGTATTGAAATAGGTGCGGCAAATGCACTCCTTCTGAAAGTCAACCAGATTGGAACATTAAGTGAGGCTATTGATGCTGCATATCTTGCTTTCAGGGCCGGTTATGGAGTCGTTGTTTCTCATCGGTCTGGAGAAACAGAGGATGCCACAATTGCAGACATAGCAGTTGCTTTAAACGCTGGTCAGATTAAGACAGGGGCTCCTGCAAGGAGCGATAGAAATGCCAAATATAACCAACTCTTAAGAATTGAAGAGGAACTTGAGGGCGTGGCATATTATCCAGGCAAGAAGTTTAGGAATCCACTTCTCTGA